The proteins below are encoded in one region of Scleropages formosus chromosome 19, fSclFor1.1, whole genome shotgun sequence:
- the zbtb39 gene encoding zinc finger and BTB domain-containing protein 39 isoform X2, translating to MRIRLQGTGHAAGLLAELNQCRLSRSLCDVVLHVGGRSFPAHRAVLACASTYFRSLFSGGGNGRGRQEGPVTPSFTVDFVSAANFEKVLTFIYTAEIFTDLINVGVLYESAERLGVRELVRACHATFPDLQSSGSAECAAKWDLDSCPAPPAVCSSSVASSSSSSSSSGSSAAPTPITPSCVPQDRDVRTGGSHAPHFPVPQAPKAEDVDSLLEYGQASEDKGTVPEQQTVDTLSGPAQHVKVEQAEESAEVSECQAGEEAGSSEGRSDSAPLCVSYPDSSAQLGGEACAPSSSSGDPLDSLQMATVECGEAVEGDILFEEEEDSERGRQQRDGLEPRGQWSRLAEEVIELSDDEENYIEEEETEEEDLVCVENGSGAEGRSPAQVVGVVICKACGKTLSTDTAAVMAHAESHLSESGLCRICGSCLPVRAARLTHVLSHMGVPLYFCDMCRMQFCSQARLTRHRRQALAGIPLPQPNQLSIPQGPGGDLQCVVCSKQLNKDFKAVREHLLSHVCVSSLRCGVCQLPQSSLCSLLWHALTHLSLPIYTCSCCACCFLERPLLERHMAMHSEEARVQEREVGDAQGPGEDGGDGLEELRCFLCPQIFLSSSAFQYHLSMHNSEPLGGRSWQGKRKADQALEYSSSCSSSSPLDAGSLGKLGSMGFGIGVGMGSNLGDKLVHGGGLPAFPTGLLPDGSPGGLSVGGNSGSPRAKWYRCRFCGKRFAHSGEFTYHLRIHTGEKPYQCKVCLRFFRGRSTMICHLKTHAGALMYRCTVCGLYFSTLKLVSSHMEQHKDSLPPDFNIEQTFMYNDHSKEPLPSLDS from the exons ATGAGGATCCGACTCCAGGGCACCGGCCATGCGGCAGGTCTCCTTGCTGAGCTCAACCAGTGCCGGCTGTCCCGCTCCCTCTGTGACGTGGTGCTGCACGTGGGCGGTCGCTCGTTCCCCGCACACCGTGCTGTGCTTGCCTGTGCCAGCACCTACTTCCGCAGCCTCTTCTCTGGGGGTGGAAATGGTCGGGGACGGCAAGAGGGCCCAGTCACTCCTTCCTTCACTGTGGACTTTGTTTCTGCGGCGAACTTTGAGAAGGTGTTGACTTTCATTTACACTGCAGAGATCTTTACTGACCTCATCAACGTCGGGGTGCTGTACGAGTCAGCTGAGAGGCTGGGCGTCCGAGAGCTGGTGCGGGCCTGCCATGCCACCTTCCCTGACCTACAGAGCTCCGGCTCTGCTGAGTGCGCTGCCAAATGGGACCTGGACTCCTGCCCTGCCCCACCTGCAGTTTGCTCCTCCTCTGTggcctcttcctcctcttcctcctcatcctctggTTCCTCTGCTGCTCCCACGCCCATCACACCCTCCTGTGTGCCTCAGGACAGGGATGTGAGAACAGGTGGCAGCCACGCTCCCCATTTTCCTGTCCCTCAGGCCCCAAAAGCAGAAGATGTGGATTCCCTCCTGGAGTACGGCCAGGCATCTGAGGACAAGGGGACGGTGCCAGAGCAGCAGACAGTGGACACCTTGTCAGGCCCGGCTCAGCACGTCAAGGTGGAGCAGGCGGAGGAGAGCGCCGAGGTGAGCGAATGCCAGGCAGGAGAGGAGGCTGGAAGCAGTGAGGGCAGGTCCGACTCTGCACCCCTGTGCGTCTCCTATCCCGACTCTTCAGCCCAGCTAGGAGGTGAGGCCTGCGCACCCTCATCATCGTCCGGTGATCCGCTGGACAGCCTGCAGATGGCCACAGTAGAGTGTGGAGAGGCAGTAGAGGGGGACATTTTgtttgaggaagaggaggactcCGAGAGGGGCCGGCAGCAGAGAGATGGCTTGGAACCTAGGGGTCAGTGGAGCAGGCTGGCGGAGGAGGTCATAGAGCTGAGTGACGATGAAGAGAATTACATTGAAGAGGAAGAGACTGAGGAGGAAGATCTGGTGTGTGTGGAGAACGGCAGTGGTGCAGAAGGTAGGAGCCCAGCCCAGGTGGTGGGCGTCGTGATCTGCAAGGCCTGTGGCAAGACGCTGTCCACCGACACGGCGGCCGTCATGGCCCACGCGGAGTCGCACCTTTCTGAGTCGGGGCTTTGTCGCATTTGTGGCTCCTGCCTGCCTGTCCGTGCTGCCCGTCTGacacatgtcctctcacacaTGGGCGTCCCACTCTACTTTTGCGACATGTGCCGCATGCAGTTTTGCAGCCAGGCGAGGTTGACCCGTCACCGGCGACAGGCTTTGGCTGGAATCCCCCTTCCTCAGCCTAACCAACTTAGCATCCCCCAGGGGCCTGGAGGAGACCTGCAATGTGTGGTTTGCTCTAAACAACTAAACAAGGACTTCAAG GCTGTGAGGGAGCACTTGCTGAGCCACGTGTGTGTGTCGTCGCTGCGCTGTGGGGTGTGCCAGCTGCCCCAGTCGTCCCTGTGCTCCCTGCTGTGGCACGCTCTCACTCACCTCTCCCTTCCCATCTacacctgctcctgctgtgccTGCTGCTTCCTGGAGCGCCCTCTGCTGGAGAGACACATGGCCATGCACAGCGAAGAGGCCAGGGTGCAGGAGAGGGAGGTTGGGGATGCTCAAGGGCCTGGGGAAGACGGAGGCGACGGGCTGGAGGAACTCCGCTGCTTTCTGTGCCCACAGATATTTCTGTCCTCGTCTGCCTTCCAGTACCACCTGAGTATGCATAACAGTGAGCCGTTAGGGGGCAGGTCTTGGCAGGGGAAGCGCAAGGCTGACCAGGCCCTAGAGtactcctcttcctgctcctcctcctcacctcttGATGCAGGCAGCCTGGGCAAACTGGGCAGCATGGGCTTTGGCATTGGGGTAGGCATGGGCTCAAACCTTGGTGACAAGCTGGTCCATGGCGGGGGTCTCCCCGCCTTCCCCACTGGGCTCCTTCCGGATGGCAGCCCTGGAGGCCTGTCGGTGGGCGGCAACAGTGGCAGCCCACGAGCCAAGTGGTACCGCTGTCGCTTCTGCGGTAAGCGCTTTGCCCATTCGGGGGAGTTCACATACCACCTGCGCATCCACACGGGTGAGAAGCCCTACCAGTGCAAGGTTTGCCTGCGCTTCTTCCGAGGTCGCTCGACCATGATCTGCCACCTGAAAACCCACGCTGGTGCCCTCATGTACCGCTGCACAGTCTGTGGCCTCTACTTCTCCACACTCAAACTGGTGTCATCCCACATGGAGCAGCACAAGGACAGCCTGCCTCCTGACTTCAACATTGAGCAGACCTTCATGTACAATGACCATTCCAAAGAGCCCCTCCCCAGCCTGGACAGCTGA
- the zbtb39 gene encoding zinc finger and BTB domain-containing protein 39 isoform X1, which yields MCFFLLRCTSHPYIFEDIFLPPYPPGLCCCSQALCWVGLSGMRIRLQGTGHAAGLLAELNQCRLSRSLCDVVLHVGGRSFPAHRAVLACASTYFRSLFSGGGNGRGRQEGPVTPSFTVDFVSAANFEKVLTFIYTAEIFTDLINVGVLYESAERLGVRELVRACHATFPDLQSSGSAECAAKWDLDSCPAPPAVCSSSVASSSSSSSSSGSSAAPTPITPSCVPQDRDVRTGGSHAPHFPVPQAPKAEDVDSLLEYGQASEDKGTVPEQQTVDTLSGPAQHVKVEQAEESAEVSECQAGEEAGSSEGRSDSAPLCVSYPDSSAQLGGEACAPSSSSGDPLDSLQMATVECGEAVEGDILFEEEEDSERGRQQRDGLEPRGQWSRLAEEVIELSDDEENYIEEEETEEEDLVCVENGSGAEGRSPAQVVGVVICKACGKTLSTDTAAVMAHAESHLSESGLCRICGSCLPVRAARLTHVLSHMGVPLYFCDMCRMQFCSQARLTRHRRQALAGIPLPQPNQLSIPQGPGGDLQCVVCSKQLNKDFKAVREHLLSHVCVSSLRCGVCQLPQSSLCSLLWHALTHLSLPIYTCSCCACCFLERPLLERHMAMHSEEARVQEREVGDAQGPGEDGGDGLEELRCFLCPQIFLSSSAFQYHLSMHNSEPLGGRSWQGKRKADQALEYSSSCSSSSPLDAGSLGKLGSMGFGIGVGMGSNLGDKLVHGGGLPAFPTGLLPDGSPGGLSVGGNSGSPRAKWYRCRFCGKRFAHSGEFTYHLRIHTGEKPYQCKVCLRFFRGRSTMICHLKTHAGALMYRCTVCGLYFSTLKLVSSHMEQHKDSLPPDFNIEQTFMYNDHSKEPLPSLDS from the exons atgtgttttttccttttaagatGCACTTCTCATCCTTACATATTTGAAGATATTTTCCTTCCCCCCTACCCCCCCGGTCTGTGTTGCTGCAGTCAGGCTTTGTGCTGGGTTGGACTGTCAGGGATGAGGATCCGACTCCAGGGCACCGGCCATGCGGCAGGTCTCCTTGCTGAGCTCAACCAGTGCCGGCTGTCCCGCTCCCTCTGTGACGTGGTGCTGCACGTGGGCGGTCGCTCGTTCCCCGCACACCGTGCTGTGCTTGCCTGTGCCAGCACCTACTTCCGCAGCCTCTTCTCTGGGGGTGGAAATGGTCGGGGACGGCAAGAGGGCCCAGTCACTCCTTCCTTCACTGTGGACTTTGTTTCTGCGGCGAACTTTGAGAAGGTGTTGACTTTCATTTACACTGCAGAGATCTTTACTGACCTCATCAACGTCGGGGTGCTGTACGAGTCAGCTGAGAGGCTGGGCGTCCGAGAGCTGGTGCGGGCCTGCCATGCCACCTTCCCTGACCTACAGAGCTCCGGCTCTGCTGAGTGCGCTGCCAAATGGGACCTGGACTCCTGCCCTGCCCCACCTGCAGTTTGCTCCTCCTCTGTggcctcttcctcctcttcctcctcatcctctggTTCCTCTGCTGCTCCCACGCCCATCACACCCTCCTGTGTGCCTCAGGACAGGGATGTGAGAACAGGTGGCAGCCACGCTCCCCATTTTCCTGTCCCTCAGGCCCCAAAAGCAGAAGATGTGGATTCCCTCCTGGAGTACGGCCAGGCATCTGAGGACAAGGGGACGGTGCCAGAGCAGCAGACAGTGGACACCTTGTCAGGCCCGGCTCAGCACGTCAAGGTGGAGCAGGCGGAGGAGAGCGCCGAGGTGAGCGAATGCCAGGCAGGAGAGGAGGCTGGAAGCAGTGAGGGCAGGTCCGACTCTGCACCCCTGTGCGTCTCCTATCCCGACTCTTCAGCCCAGCTAGGAGGTGAGGCCTGCGCACCCTCATCATCGTCCGGTGATCCGCTGGACAGCCTGCAGATGGCCACAGTAGAGTGTGGAGAGGCAGTAGAGGGGGACATTTTgtttgaggaagaggaggactcCGAGAGGGGCCGGCAGCAGAGAGATGGCTTGGAACCTAGGGGTCAGTGGAGCAGGCTGGCGGAGGAGGTCATAGAGCTGAGTGACGATGAAGAGAATTACATTGAAGAGGAAGAGACTGAGGAGGAAGATCTGGTGTGTGTGGAGAACGGCAGTGGTGCAGAAGGTAGGAGCCCAGCCCAGGTGGTGGGCGTCGTGATCTGCAAGGCCTGTGGCAAGACGCTGTCCACCGACACGGCGGCCGTCATGGCCCACGCGGAGTCGCACCTTTCTGAGTCGGGGCTTTGTCGCATTTGTGGCTCCTGCCTGCCTGTCCGTGCTGCCCGTCTGacacatgtcctctcacacaTGGGCGTCCCACTCTACTTTTGCGACATGTGCCGCATGCAGTTTTGCAGCCAGGCGAGGTTGACCCGTCACCGGCGACAGGCTTTGGCTGGAATCCCCCTTCCTCAGCCTAACCAACTTAGCATCCCCCAGGGGCCTGGAGGAGACCTGCAATGTGTGGTTTGCTCTAAACAACTAAACAAGGACTTCAAG GCTGTGAGGGAGCACTTGCTGAGCCACGTGTGTGTGTCGTCGCTGCGCTGTGGGGTGTGCCAGCTGCCCCAGTCGTCCCTGTGCTCCCTGCTGTGGCACGCTCTCACTCACCTCTCCCTTCCCATCTacacctgctcctgctgtgccTGCTGCTTCCTGGAGCGCCCTCTGCTGGAGAGACACATGGCCATGCACAGCGAAGAGGCCAGGGTGCAGGAGAGGGAGGTTGGGGATGCTCAAGGGCCTGGGGAAGACGGAGGCGACGGGCTGGAGGAACTCCGCTGCTTTCTGTGCCCACAGATATTTCTGTCCTCGTCTGCCTTCCAGTACCACCTGAGTATGCATAACAGTGAGCCGTTAGGGGGCAGGTCTTGGCAGGGGAAGCGCAAGGCTGACCAGGCCCTAGAGtactcctcttcctgctcctcctcctcacctcttGATGCAGGCAGCCTGGGCAAACTGGGCAGCATGGGCTTTGGCATTGGGGTAGGCATGGGCTCAAACCTTGGTGACAAGCTGGTCCATGGCGGGGGTCTCCCCGCCTTCCCCACTGGGCTCCTTCCGGATGGCAGCCCTGGAGGCCTGTCGGTGGGCGGCAACAGTGGCAGCCCACGAGCCAAGTGGTACCGCTGTCGCTTCTGCGGTAAGCGCTTTGCCCATTCGGGGGAGTTCACATACCACCTGCGCATCCACACGGGTGAGAAGCCCTACCAGTGCAAGGTTTGCCTGCGCTTCTTCCGAGGTCGCTCGACCATGATCTGCCACCTGAAAACCCACGCTGGTGCCCTCATGTACCGCTGCACAGTCTGTGGCCTCTACTTCTCCACACTCAAACTGGTGTCATCCCACATGGAGCAGCACAAGGACAGCCTGCCTCCTGACTTCAACATTGAGCAGACCTTCATGTACAATGACCATTCCAAAGAGCCCCTCCCCAGCCTGGACAGCTGA